The following coding sequences are from one Xiphophorus couchianus chromosome 7, X_couchianus-1.0, whole genome shotgun sequence window:
- the dnajb11 gene encoding dnaJ homolog subfamily B member 11, with protein MAKKGINIWNACCLLLYITTAVLASRDFYKILGVSKTATIRDIKKAYRKLALQLHPDRNPDDPKAQDKFADLGAAYEVLSDEEKRKQYDMYGEDGLKEGHHSSHNDIFSSFFGDFGFMFGGNRQQQDRNIPRGNDIVLDLEVTLEEVYSGNFVEVVRNKPVAKEAPGKRKCNCRQEMRTTQLGPGRFQMTQETVCDECPNVKLVNEERTLEVEIEQGVRDEMEYPFIGEGEPHIDGEPGDLRFRIKVLKHPVFERRGDDLYTNVTISLVEALVGFEMDIVHLDGHKVHIVRDKITKPGARMWKKGEGLPNFDNINIRGSLIITFDVEFPQTQLDDQQKDGIWSILKQGSVQKVYNGLQGY; from the exons ATGGCTAAGAAAGGGATTAACATCTGGAATGCGTGCTGCCTGCTGCTTTATATCACCACGGCAGTACTTGCCAG TCGAGATTTCTATAAGATCCTGGGGGTGAGTAAGACAGCAACCATCAGGGATATAAAGAAGGCCTACAGAAAGTTGGCTCTACAGTTACACCCCGACAGGAACCCCGACGACCCCAAAGCACAGGACAAATTCGCAGATCTGGGAGCAGCTTACGAG GTTCTGTCTGATGAGGAGAAAAGGAAACAGTATGACATGTACGGAGAAGATGGACTCAAAGAAGGTCATCACAGTTCTCATAATGACATCTTCTCCAG CTTCTTTGGCGATTTCGGCTTCATGTTTGGAGGAAATCGGCAGCAGCAGGACAGGAACATTCCCAGAGGAAATGACATAGTACTTGACCTTGAGGTCACGCTGGAAGAAGTTTACTCTGGGAACTTTGTGGAG GTTGTGCGGAACAAGCCTGTAGCTAAAGAAGCTCCTGGTAAAAGGAAGTGCAACTgcagacaggaaatgaggaCGACGCAGCTCGGACCGGGCCGCTTCCAGATGACTCAGGAGACGGTGTGCGACGAGTGTCCGAACGTCAA GCTGGTGAACGAGGAGAGAACCCTGGAGGTGGAGATTGAACAGGGGGTGAGAGACGAGATGGAATATCCCTTCATTGGAGAAG GTGAACCTCACATCGACGGCGAGCCTGGAGACCTGCGATTCCGCATCAAAGTGCTGAA ACATCCGGTGTTTGAACGCAGAGGAGACGACCTTTACACCAACGTCACTATCTCTTTGGTTGAGGCTCTGGTCGGTTTCGAGATGGACATTGTCCATTTGGACGGGCACAAG GTCCACATAGTGAGAGACAAGATCACTAAACCCGGAGCTCGAATGTGGAAGAAAGGAGAGGGTCTGCCGAACTTTGACAACATCAATATCCGAGGTTCCCTCATCATCACCTTCGATGTGGAGTTTCCTCAGACACAACTTGATGATCAGCAGAAAGATG GTATCTGGAGTATCTTGAAGCAGGGATCTGTACAGAAGGTTTACAACGGACTACAGGGATACTGA